The Euphorbia lathyris chromosome 2, ddEupLath1.1, whole genome shotgun sequence genome includes a window with the following:
- the LOC136219648 gene encoding uncharacterized protein produces the protein MKIQPIDVDCQTVVPVRTEPAKPVLKSRLKRLFDRQFPSVLRISSVEKPIAGEAQYGTKDGGSGGTEFEPSSVCLDKMVQNYIEESNEKTFRGRHRCNCFNGNNIDSSDDELDLFGGGFGESINYGSSGDPSDVLKSLIPCASVAERNILADTSMIVEKNKNQKQKEGLRKIISDGLSSLGYDSSICKSKWDKSASHPAGEYEYVDVIIEGERILIDVDFRSEFEIARSTGVYKAILQSLPYIFVGKSDRLGQIVSIVSEGAKQSLKKKGMHFPPWRRAEYMRAKWLSSYIRQNDASSITKTESVKDECVIVPENDDFGEFELIFGEKTKLLDTNSSSPTKLPGEEDKVKMDLATWQPPALKSKSVDRRANMVTGLASLLKEKS, from the exons ATGAAGATCCAACCGATAGATGTTGACTGCCAGACGGTGGTTCCGGTGCGGACCGAGCCGGCGAAGCCGGTGTTGAAATCGCGTCTAAAAAGGCTTTTCGACCGCCAGTTCCCCAGCGTGTTGAGGATTTCTTCGGTTGAGAAGCCGATTGCCGGCGAAGCTCAGTATGGGACTAAGGACGGTGGAAGTGGAGGGACTGAATTTGAGCCGAGCTCAGTGTGTTTGGATAAAATGGTTCAGAATTACATTGAAGAGAGCAACGAGAAGACTTTTCGCGGCCGGCATCGATGCAATTGCTTTAACGGGAATAACATTGATAGCTCTGATGATGAACTTGATTTGTTTGGTGGTGGTTTTGGGGAATCGATCAATTACGGATCATCTGGTGATCCCTCCGATGTTCTTAAG AGTCTGATCCCCTGCGCCAGTGTTGCCGAGAGAAACATTTTAGCTGATACTTCGATGATTGTAGAGAAGAACAAAAATCAAAAACAAAAGGAAGGTTTGAGAAAGATCATATCTGATGGATTATCATCTCTCGGTTACGATTCTTCCATTTGCAAGTCTAAATGGGATAAATCCGCCTCTCACCCTGCTG GGGAATATGAATATGTGGATGTAATCATAGAAGGGGAAAGAATTTTGATCGATGTTGATTTCCGATCGGAATTCGAAATAGCTCGATCGACTGGAGTATACAAAGCAATCCTGCAATCTCTGCCGTACATCTTCGTCGGCAAATCGGACCGGCTAGGTCAAATCGTTTCAATTGTGTCGGAGGGAGCAAAGCAAAGCTTGAAGAAGAAAGGTATGCACTTTCCTCCATGGAGAAGAGCAGAGTACATGCGAGCTAAGTGGCTCTCCTCTTATATCCGGCAAAACGACGCCTCTTCAATCACCAAAACCGAAAGCGTGAAAGATGAGTGTGTAATTGTGCCAGAGAACGATGATTTTGGAGAATTTGAACTGATTTTTGGCGAGAAAACGAAGTTATTGGATACTAATTCATCATCGCCGACAAAACTTCCCGGCGAGGAGGATAAAGTAAAAATGGATCTGGCGACGTGGCAGCCGCCAGCTTTGAAATCGAAGAGTGTAGATAGAAGAGCGAATATGGTGACCGGATTAGCTTCTCTTCTGAAAGAGAAATCATAA